A DNA window from Myxococcus virescens contains the following coding sequences:
- a CDS encoding dipeptide epimerase: protein MTPTLITAVRFEPLHLPLTEPFAIATGAQYAAENVLVRLTLADGSEGLGEAAPFPAVSGETQTSTLAALEQVRAGLMGRDARAWRPASEALGDSLALAPSARCAVETALLDALARHYRVPLYVMLGGAQSALDIDMTVTAGDVAHARTSAQAILARGITTLKVKVGALPPVEDAARLVAIHEVAPQARLFADANGGYDVAEALAFLKELARADVPLALFEQPVPAHDVAGMAELTRRSRVPVCADESARSAKDVLRLIREGAAHAINIKTMKCGVVEALTMWSLARAAGLELMVGGMVESVLAMSASAHLAAGLGGFTYADLDTPLFIASHPFQGGARYAGARLELPTDAPGHGVTLA, encoded by the coding sequence ATGACGCCCACCCTCATCACCGCCGTCCGCTTCGAGCCGCTGCACCTCCCGCTCACCGAGCCCTTCGCCATCGCCACCGGCGCGCAGTACGCCGCGGAGAACGTCCTGGTCCGGCTCACCCTGGCGGACGGCTCCGAGGGCCTGGGCGAGGCCGCCCCCTTCCCCGCCGTCAGTGGAGAAACACAGACCAGTACGCTGGCCGCCCTGGAACAGGTGCGCGCGGGGCTGATGGGACGCGACGCTCGCGCGTGGCGGCCCGCGTCCGAGGCGCTGGGGGATTCACTCGCGCTGGCGCCCTCCGCCCGGTGCGCCGTGGAGACGGCGCTGCTCGATGCGCTGGCTCGGCACTACCGCGTTCCGTTGTACGTGATGCTGGGCGGCGCGCAGTCCGCGCTGGACATCGACATGACAGTCACCGCGGGAGACGTGGCCCATGCGCGAACGTCCGCGCAGGCCATCCTGGCGCGGGGAATCACCACGCTGAAGGTGAAGGTCGGGGCGCTGCCGCCCGTCGAGGACGCGGCACGGCTGGTGGCCATTCATGAAGTGGCCCCTCAGGCCCGGCTCTTCGCGGATGCCAACGGCGGCTATGACGTGGCCGAGGCGCTCGCCTTCTTGAAGGAACTGGCGCGCGCGGACGTCCCCCTGGCCCTCTTCGAACAACCCGTGCCCGCGCATGATGTGGCCGGCATGGCGGAGCTCACGCGCCGCTCGCGCGTACCGGTGTGCGCGGATGAGTCGGCGCGCTCGGCGAAGGACGTGCTGCGACTCATCCGGGAAGGCGCCGCGCATGCCATCAACATCAAGACGATGAAGTGTGGCGTCGTCGAGGCACTGACGATGTGGAGCCTCGCTCGCGCAGCGGGCCTGGAGCTCATGGTGGGCGGCATGGTGGAGAGCGTGCTGGCCATGTCCGCCTCCGCGCACCTGGCCGCCGGCTTGGGGGGCTTCACCTACGCCGACCTGGATACGCCGCTGTTCATCGCGAGCCACCCCTTCCAAGGCGGCGCCCGGTACGCGGGCGCACGGCTGGAGTTGCCAACGGATGCACCCGGGCACGGCGTCACACTGGCCTGA
- a CDS encoding sigma 54-interacting transcriptional regulator yields MNTLAEALGTSLHEGARLACEAGLCTMLPGHRLAPARAATLDMAVNLLEVAEVRETCARLAPLAEASDEALLLGLAADPLGQGREPLQQATGRAADMVEGILWALAPTPSRSRMPAPWNFAHWGEQARWASALLATAAHVLVRGGQVASGHALVAWALGTEGLAGRISGAHGFLAPTHLQFLLDAGQREAGIAFAREAHPALAGPENTFSRLMMTVLEGRVAMDAGDDTLARRLFTTVEGQARAAGLDDLVGLAKVAFATLARRAEQNTAAIQLGLAALSLLCGEVPFEAVALLGLGLAYSREGRHLEAQSALTLALPGLDIPFQQLSAYPQAIATDCFLGDTAEAERKLAALVARAPDSPQARLSVGLSRAHLHCARGEWEAALSTLDGLSGDEETAQPHLYAIPTGWLRVEALLALERAEEASSVLDALAQRLYLRNSATQPARLHLLDARVAFANGDMARARRALRRASARPDRLSAQDFTLRVRVLTLQLAEAGGTEAQRLSARQAALAEWRRLIDALPSEAQQRFRRAYDRPRLRTLLGESPSEDGFAPPYLRGSSAVFRSAVAQLRKVASSDASVLLFGETGVGKELAARAIHDLSRRASGPFVAVNCAAINDELLLSDLFGHERGAFTGAMARQRGRFEQAHGGTLFLDEVADISPRGQAALLRALQERSFQRVGGAETVQVDVRVVAASNRNLAKAVRAGDFRQDLFFRLNGIQVELPPLRERDEDVLLLATYFLEQAAQERGGAPKSFTPEATRLMRAHPWPGNVRELHNLVRAADVLSDAPAIGGAVLAPLLQRALECAEPRPTPAAMTDIPMLFRQHGGSLRDFLAEVQRQCIAQSLVENGGNVVATASALRISRSRLTQVVLGNAELRRMSGRELETPPARPTRAPRARGA; encoded by the coding sequence GTGAATACGCTTGCCGAGGCGCTGGGCACATCGCTCCATGAGGGCGCCCGGCTCGCTTGTGAGGCGGGGCTGTGCACGATGCTTCCGGGTCACCGGCTGGCGCCCGCCAGGGCCGCGACGCTCGACATGGCGGTGAACCTGCTGGAGGTGGCTGAGGTCCGCGAGACCTGCGCCCGTTTGGCTCCGCTGGCCGAGGCCTCCGACGAAGCCCTGCTGTTGGGGCTGGCGGCGGACCCGCTGGGTCAGGGACGTGAGCCACTGCAACAGGCGACGGGACGCGCCGCGGACATGGTGGAGGGCATCCTGTGGGCACTGGCGCCCACGCCCTCGCGCAGCAGGATGCCCGCGCCCTGGAACTTCGCCCATTGGGGTGAGCAGGCTCGGTGGGCCAGTGCCTTGCTCGCCACGGCCGCGCACGTCCTCGTGAGAGGGGGACAGGTGGCGTCCGGCCACGCGCTGGTGGCCTGGGCCTTGGGCACCGAAGGACTCGCGGGCCGCATCTCCGGGGCGCATGGCTTCCTGGCGCCCACGCATCTGCAGTTCCTTCTCGACGCCGGACAACGAGAGGCGGGCATTGCTTTCGCGCGCGAGGCGCATCCGGCGCTCGCGGGCCCGGAGAACACCTTCTCTCGGCTGATGATGACGGTGCTCGAGGGACGCGTGGCGATGGATGCCGGCGACGACACGCTGGCACGGCGCCTGTTCACCACCGTGGAGGGACAGGCTCGCGCCGCCGGACTGGACGACCTGGTGGGACTGGCCAAGGTCGCCTTCGCCACGCTGGCCCGGCGCGCGGAGCAGAACACCGCCGCCATCCAGTTGGGGCTCGCCGCCCTGTCCCTGCTGTGCGGCGAGGTCCCCTTCGAGGCCGTGGCCCTGCTGGGCCTGGGGCTCGCCTACTCCCGGGAGGGCCGCCACCTGGAGGCCCAGTCCGCGCTCACGCTCGCCCTGCCGGGCCTGGACATCCCCTTTCAGCAGCTCTCCGCCTACCCACAGGCCATCGCCACCGATTGCTTCCTGGGAGATACCGCCGAGGCGGAGCGCAAGCTGGCGGCGCTCGTGGCGCGCGCACCCGATTCGCCTCAGGCCCGGCTGTCCGTGGGTCTGAGCCGCGCCCATCTCCACTGCGCCCGCGGCGAATGGGAGGCCGCGCTCTCCACACTGGACGGACTGAGCGGCGACGAGGAGACGGCGCAGCCCCACCTCTATGCCATCCCCACCGGATGGCTGCGCGTGGAAGCCCTGCTCGCGCTGGAACGAGCGGAGGAGGCTTCTTCCGTTCTGGATGCCCTGGCCCAGCGGCTCTACCTGCGCAACAGCGCCACTCAGCCCGCCCGGCTCCATCTGCTCGATGCCCGCGTTGCCTTCGCCAATGGCGACATGGCTCGTGCACGCCGGGCCCTGCGCCGCGCGAGCGCACGTCCCGACCGACTGAGCGCCCAGGACTTCACGCTGCGGGTCCGCGTCCTCACGCTGCAACTGGCGGAGGCGGGCGGCACCGAGGCGCAGCGGTTGAGCGCTCGGCAAGCGGCGCTCGCGGAGTGGCGGCGGCTCATCGACGCGCTGCCATCCGAAGCCCAGCAGCGCTTCCGCCGCGCCTATGACAGACCTCGGCTGCGGACCCTGCTGGGTGAGTCCCCCTCGGAAGACGGCTTCGCGCCGCCGTACCTGCGCGGCAGCTCCGCGGTGTTCCGCTCGGCCGTGGCGCAGCTGCGCAAGGTGGCGTCTTCCGACGCCAGCGTGCTGCTGTTCGGTGAAACCGGCGTGGGCAAGGAGCTGGCCGCGCGCGCCATCCATGACCTGTCCCGGCGCGCCTCCGGTCCCTTTGTCGCCGTCAACTGCGCGGCCATCAACGATGAGTTGCTGCTGTCGGACCTGTTTGGCCACGAGCGCGGCGCGTTCACCGGGGCCATGGCCCGCCAGCGCGGGCGCTTCGAGCAGGCCCACGGCGGCACCCTGTTCCTGGACGAGGTGGCCGACATCAGCCCTCGGGGACAGGCCGCGTTGCTGCGGGCCTTGCAGGAGCGCTCGTTCCAACGCGTGGGCGGCGCGGAGACGGTCCAGGTGGACGTGCGCGTCGTCGCCGCTTCCAACCGGAACCTGGCGAAGGCGGTCCGCGCGGGCGACTTCCGGCAGGACCTCTTCTTCCGGCTCAATGGCATCCAGGTGGAGCTGCCGCCCCTTCGCGAGCGCGATGAGGACGTGCTCCTGCTGGCCACATACTTCCTGGAGCAGGCGGCCCAGGAGCGCGGGGGCGCGCCGAAGTCGTTCACTCCCGAAGCCACGCGGTTGATGCGCGCCCACCCGTGGCCCGGCAATGTTCGCGAGCTTCATAACCTGGTCCGTGCGGCGGACGTCTTGTCGGATGCGCCCGCCATTGGTGGCGCGGTGCTCGCGCCGCTCCTGCAGCGGGCACTGGAGTGCGCCGAGCCCCGGCCCACGCCCGCGGCGATGACGGACATCCCCATGCTCTTCCGGCAGCATGGAGGCTCCCTCCGCGACTTCCTCGCGGAGGTGCAGCGGCAGTGCATCGCCCAGAGCCTCGTGGAGAATGGCGGCAACGTCGTCGCCACCGCGTCGGCGCTGCGCATCTCCCGCTCCCGGCTGACCCAGGTCGTCCTGGGCAACGCCGAGCTGCGCCGGATGTCCGGGCGGGAGCTGGAGACGCCTCCCGCCCGGCCCACCCGTGCGCCGCGCGCCCGCGGGGCCTGA
- a CDS encoding SH3 domain-containing protein, with amino-acid sequence MSVTTRRAPRAFLASSVLLFSLACGEGLPPEEAGLTPGEVEETGTTESSLLFGILAGARIRAVENVYLRTGPSTSNASIRLVSIGEQATVVSETPSNGFYRVNVNGQVGWSHGDYWDQVPSLSVNGYALSKDQEKWLRWVAAKTVPRLSGTRAQRLDQAALVSWWAMKEGIWDLGPNRPNPSSNPQSFSICNTSTGDRVIWPLESCNNNGGPWQVGLSGVQVHYHSQASVENTARQLYAREGWSIAQILDHTARTAGFAAGSVEHSTIVNTTNLALRKSWLLRNHGVGFAIQYPQVHQQCVVQGLSWCYGSGHTWNPAYKFASSRAAMTTSVAHIRQHLSNLAP; translated from the coding sequence ATGTCCGTCACGACGCGCCGTGCCCCTCGCGCCTTCCTGGCGTCTTCCGTCCTGCTGTTCAGCCTCGCATGTGGCGAAGGCCTTCCTCCCGAAGAGGCCGGCCTGACGCCGGGCGAGGTCGAGGAGACCGGCACCACCGAGTCCTCGCTGCTCTTCGGCATCCTCGCTGGCGCGCGCATCCGCGCCGTGGAGAACGTCTACCTGCGCACCGGCCCCTCCACGTCCAACGCCAGCATCCGGCTGGTCTCCATTGGCGAGCAGGCCACGGTGGTGAGCGAGACGCCCAGCAACGGCTTCTACCGCGTCAACGTCAATGGCCAGGTGGGCTGGTCCCATGGTGACTACTGGGACCAGGTGCCCAGCCTGTCTGTGAATGGCTACGCGCTCAGCAAGGACCAGGAGAAGTGGCTGCGCTGGGTGGCCGCGAAGACGGTGCCCCGGCTCTCAGGGACGCGGGCACAGCGGCTGGACCAGGCGGCGCTCGTGTCGTGGTGGGCGATGAAGGAAGGCATCTGGGATTTGGGCCCCAACCGCCCGAACCCCAGCTCCAACCCGCAGTCCTTCTCCATCTGCAACACGTCCACGGGAGACCGGGTCATCTGGCCGCTGGAGTCCTGCAACAACAACGGCGGCCCGTGGCAGGTGGGCCTGTCCGGCGTGCAGGTGCACTACCACTCGCAGGCGAGCGTCGAGAACACGGCGCGGCAGCTCTACGCGCGTGAGGGTTGGAGCATCGCCCAGATTCTGGACCACACCGCGCGCACCGCGGGCTTCGCGGCGGGGAGTGTGGAGCACTCCACCATCGTCAACACGACGAACCTGGCGCTGCGCAAGTCGTGGCTGCTGCGCAACCACGGCGTGGGCTTCGCCATCCAGTACCCGCAGGTCCATCAGCAGTGCGTCGTCCAGGGCCTGAGCTGGTGCTACGGCAGCGGCCACACGTGGAACCCGGCCTACAAGTTCGCGTCCAGCCGGGCCGCGATGACCACGTCCGTGGCGCACATCCGGCAGCACCTGAGCAACCTGGCCCCCTGA
- a CDS encoding helix-turn-helix transcriptional regulator, whose translation MLAASTSPLRLFLVSEDPLARGALSRALSDQTGVHFEVAAGTQVDLESQPGEPPDAVLWDTGLRPSNMEGPDLGAPVLALVVDEAAGEAALGAGARGLLFRDAEPSALVAALLSVARGLAVFDPALAELRAAPRASLSAQATAPDALTPREREVLGLLAEGLSNKAIADRLDISEHTAKFHVNAVLAKLGVQRRTEAVVRAAKLGLVTL comes from the coding sequence GTGCTGGCCGCATCCACCTCACCGCTCCGGTTGTTCCTCGTCTCGGAGGACCCGCTCGCCCGGGGTGCGCTCTCCCGGGCGCTGAGCGACCAGACGGGCGTGCACTTCGAGGTGGCGGCTGGGACGCAGGTGGACCTGGAGTCCCAACCCGGCGAGCCACCCGACGCGGTGCTGTGGGACACCGGCCTGCGCCCGTCCAACATGGAGGGTCCCGACCTGGGCGCCCCGGTGCTCGCGCTGGTGGTGGATGAAGCCGCGGGCGAGGCGGCCCTGGGCGCGGGCGCGCGGGGCCTGCTGTTCCGGGACGCGGAGCCCTCCGCCCTGGTCGCCGCGCTGCTCTCCGTGGCCCGGGGACTGGCCGTGTTCGACCCCGCGCTCGCGGAGCTGCGCGCCGCGCCGCGTGCCTCGCTATCGGCCCAGGCCACCGCGCCGGACGCGCTCACGCCGCGGGAGCGCGAGGTGCTCGGGTTGCTCGCGGAGGGGCTGTCCAACAAGGCCATCGCGGACCGGCTGGACATCAGCGAACACACCGCCAAGTTCCACGTGAATGCCGTGCTCGCCAAGCTGGGCGTCCAGCGGCGCACGGAGGCCGTGGTCCGCGCGGCGAAGCTGGGCCTGGTCACCCTGTAG
- a CDS encoding AAA family ATPase produces the protein MANQDWVTRLLTGRATADKQLNVHLSERDGGSLHDKMRQAYWWITNNAVICPYYDLEFGSSASLKTPAGDELHLPEDTSYSSFVLIPLLTLFTCRRALLVGGPGRGKTTSAILMALLSGMGRDEVHRGIQRGHPQLSIADLLGAPLPSDMLKAEDLSAVKVSWRKWIGQRVKIIDEYNRIPTKTQSALLSLMAEGYAEMMDQYVYAGRSSWFLTANDDQGGGTFQVIEALKDRIDVVVRAVPFNSGFMDQLLQRLEADKSPEELLPKEIVFTPGELERAYAAILEVEVPKDVLERIAFFLGQLDFCRMASPRFEFKHKDTLKLAGQTVAAVCNEQCPLDKKVHLCTQTENGVSVRAYQTILHFAKAMAFFRGHSAVELEDFRQIAPWVLHEKLVPNPRSAFFEVKGHRMLLQDRVAWLRNMFDMAMGHYDTHAPIRRKVTTLRQELDKGLSGVDLRTTEKRMNQVTVLMKELLTRHELSGPVYEDVIHLKSLYSRYRNYATWLKENPGGRP, from the coding sequence ATGGCCAACCAGGACTGGGTGACGCGCCTGCTCACCGGGCGCGCGACGGCGGACAAGCAGCTCAATGTCCACCTCTCCGAGCGCGACGGCGGCAGCCTCCACGACAAGATGCGGCAGGCGTATTGGTGGATCACCAACAACGCCGTCATCTGTCCCTACTACGACTTGGAGTTCGGCTCGTCCGCGTCCCTCAAGACGCCCGCGGGTGACGAGCTCCACCTCCCCGAGGACACCAGCTACAGCTCGTTCGTCCTCATCCCCCTGCTCACCCTCTTCACCTGCCGGCGCGCGCTGCTGGTGGGAGGACCGGGACGCGGGAAGACGACGTCCGCCATCCTCATGGCCCTGCTGTCCGGCATGGGCCGCGACGAGGTCCACCGCGGCATCCAGCGCGGGCACCCGCAGCTCTCCATCGCGGACCTGCTGGGCGCGCCGCTGCCCTCCGACATGCTCAAGGCGGAGGACCTGTCCGCGGTGAAGGTGAGCTGGCGCAAGTGGATTGGCCAGCGCGTCAAAATCATCGACGAGTACAACCGCATCCCCACCAAGACGCAGTCCGCGCTCCTGTCCCTCATGGCGGAGGGCTACGCGGAGATGATGGACCAGTACGTCTACGCGGGCCGCTCGTCCTGGTTCCTCACCGCCAACGACGACCAGGGTGGCGGCACCTTCCAGGTCATCGAGGCGCTGAAGGACCGCATCGACGTGGTGGTGCGCGCGGTGCCCTTCAACTCGGGGTTCATGGACCAGCTCCTCCAGCGCCTGGAGGCCGACAAGTCCCCCGAGGAGCTGCTGCCCAAGGAAATCGTCTTCACGCCCGGCGAGCTGGAGCGCGCCTACGCCGCCATCCTGGAAGTGGAGGTGCCCAAGGACGTGCTGGAGCGCATCGCCTTCTTCCTGGGGCAGCTGGACTTCTGCCGCATGGCCTCGCCGCGCTTCGAGTTCAAGCACAAGGACACGCTCAAGCTGGCCGGGCAGACGGTGGCCGCGGTGTGCAACGAGCAGTGCCCGCTGGACAAGAAGGTCCACCTCTGCACGCAGACGGAGAACGGCGTCAGCGTGCGCGCGTACCAGACCATCCTCCACTTCGCGAAGGCCATGGCCTTCTTCCGCGGCCACAGCGCCGTGGAGCTGGAGGACTTCCGGCAGATTGCCCCCTGGGTGCTGCACGAGAAGCTGGTGCCCAACCCGCGCAGCGCCTTCTTCGAGGTGAAGGGCCACCGCATGCTCCTCCAGGACCGCGTGGCCTGGCTGCGGAACATGTTCGACATGGCCATGGGCCACTACGACACGCACGCGCCCATCCGGCGCAAGGTGACGACGCTGCGCCAGGAGCTGGACAAGGGCCTGTCCGGCGTGGACCTGCGCACCACCGAGAAGCGCATGAACCAGGTGACGGTGCTCATGAAGGAGCTGCTCACGCGGCACGAGCTGTCCGGCCCCGTCTACGAGGACGTCATCCACCTCAAGTCCCTGTACAGCCGCTACCGGAACTACGCGACGTGGCTGAAGGAGAACCCGGGCGGTCGCCCATGA
- a CDS encoding M48 family metalloprotease has protein sequence MSPSRRHITPEEVATGWRDAQALWDVRVQLSPPEPHVGFHPDASHAQEPLAYIDLVKRQVFVNFKLLEAMEATGSLTAVLAHEIGHHARFPHTLGWDAELRVQEQRLVPGLKQSLTNLFYDLQVNEVVGRTHAEALCAVYRGFQRVQGGEMSPLFFFYLAIYEELWGLSPGNLVPAAQLEPMEQRYPGVRAEARMFAQTFYALPSGKLQFLYFCATFIRYIEKPADLEFSLPLGGDVSVPDVDDLDAAIHGSSRWDDALDEAEERGWLAPLSTRSKEKDELDSIHRVTEHLPGKQGGRLRQALVAKHYRRLVDRHLLKLPTTPSQPEPYLRTTPQAWEYGDDPSSIDWTLTVLSQGHLAAVSPLRRELEADLPPPSELGAPSVEIYLDTSGSMPNPELSLNAMTLAAQVLSASALRKKATVRGIVYSHGNPQVSPWMYDEEKARDFLLSYIGGGTQFPFDVMDALSRERPDALRIIISDSDFLANVTAEKPLAPVLESIRRSRLVVAILAVPDERRARQALAPLLRERRFRLVVVHWPSDFAKAAADLAQALLEN, from the coding sequence ATGAGTCCGTCGCGGCGGCACATCACCCCTGAGGAAGTGGCCACGGGCTGGCGCGACGCGCAGGCCCTGTGGGACGTGCGCGTGCAGCTCAGCCCACCCGAGCCGCACGTGGGCTTCCACCCCGACGCCAGCCACGCCCAGGAGCCGCTCGCGTACATCGATTTGGTGAAGCGCCAGGTCTTCGTCAACTTCAAGCTCCTGGAGGCCATGGAGGCCACGGGCAGCCTCACGGCGGTGCTGGCGCATGAAATCGGTCACCACGCGCGCTTCCCGCACACGCTGGGTTGGGACGCGGAGCTGCGCGTGCAGGAGCAGCGGCTGGTTCCCGGCCTGAAGCAATCCCTCACCAACCTCTTCTATGACTTGCAGGTGAACGAGGTGGTGGGCCGCACGCACGCGGAGGCGCTGTGCGCGGTGTACCGGGGCTTCCAGCGCGTGCAGGGCGGCGAGATGTCGCCGCTGTTCTTCTTCTACCTGGCCATCTACGAGGAGCTGTGGGGCCTGTCCCCTGGGAATCTGGTGCCCGCCGCGCAGCTCGAGCCGATGGAGCAGCGCTACCCCGGTGTTCGCGCCGAGGCGCGCATGTTCGCGCAGACCTTCTACGCGCTGCCCAGCGGCAAGCTCCAGTTCCTCTACTTCTGCGCCACCTTCATCCGCTACATCGAGAAGCCCGCGGACCTGGAGTTCAGCCTGCCGCTGGGCGGGGACGTCTCCGTGCCGGACGTGGACGACCTGGATGCCGCCATCCACGGCAGCAGTCGCTGGGACGACGCCCTGGACGAAGCCGAGGAGCGGGGCTGGCTGGCCCCCTTGAGCACCCGCTCGAAGGAGAAGGACGAGCTGGACTCCATCCACCGCGTCACCGAACACCTGCCCGGCAAGCAGGGCGGAAGGCTGCGGCAGGCCCTCGTCGCGAAGCACTATCGGCGGCTGGTGGACCGGCACCTCCTGAAGCTCCCCACGACACCCTCCCAGCCGGAGCCCTACCTGCGCACCACGCCCCAGGCGTGGGAGTACGGCGATGACCCGTCCAGCATCGACTGGACGTTGACGGTGCTGTCCCAGGGCCACCTGGCCGCGGTGTCACCGCTGCGCCGCGAGCTGGAGGCGGACCTGCCGCCCCCGTCCGAGCTGGGCGCGCCGTCCGTGGAAATCTACCTGGACACCAGCGGCTCCATGCCCAACCCGGAGCTGAGCCTCAACGCGATGACGCTCGCGGCCCAGGTGCTGTCCGCCTCCGCGCTGCGGAAGAAGGCCACGGTGCGCGGCATCGTGTACTCGCACGGCAACCCACAGGTGTCGCCGTGGATGTACGACGAGGAGAAGGCGCGCGACTTCCTGCTGAGCTACATCGGCGGAGGCACGCAGTTCCCCTTCGACGTGATGGACGCGCTGTCACGCGAGCGGCCCGATGCGCTGCGCATCATCATCTCCGACAGCGACTTCCTCGCGAACGTCACCGCGGAGAAGCCCCTGGCGCCGGTGCTGGAGTCCATCCGGCGCTCGCGCCTCGTGGTGGCCATCCTCGCTGTTCCCGACGAACGACGCGCCCGGCAGGCGCTGGCGCCGCTGCTGCGCGAGCGCCGTTTCCGGCTGGTGGTGGTGCACTGGCCCTCCGACTTCGCGAAGGCGGCCGCCGACCTCGCCCAGGCATTGCTGGAGAATTGA
- a CDS encoding phenylacetate--CoA ligase family protein, producing MAGVTGVLSADLRVAPRANIRRDTSSQRPHIPWAESIAQGLARFASLADEDAARADLDARLSFLRGALRDSPYHARRLHAAGIHPGDLQTLDDLRHLPFLDREALAANWDAVPTLPADADDCVVVKSSGSTGAPVNVVRDRRDCLHMWAVLRFLVARAGAALPSHPRVVLLDALPGGLEYSVRLPILHDGALHRISVLREDALQRLRRVRPAILFSDPEGLRWLAAQRDVPSPQLVLTSAQHLPAGLRAELANAVPAPVLNYYATTETGPLAWECLRPEAPGRFHVLAPDVWLEPGLDEVVVTRLRPSVLPLLRYLPGDAGSVRRDACACGFHGWTLEHFGGRGACHFATPSGREVDAWALAWVFKHHALRGFRLTQVDVSHFQLELAGASHADVAPLRERLTGALRNLGWTQPRLDVCHVEVSALAVGTKPQPFRRLR from the coding sequence ATGGCGGGAGTGACGGGAGTCCTGTCCGCGGACCTGCGCGTCGCGCCTCGCGCGAACATCCGCCGGGACACCTCCTCGCAGCGCCCCCACATCCCCTGGGCCGAGTCCATCGCCCAGGGACTGGCCCGCTTCGCGTCCCTGGCTGACGAGGACGCGGCCCGCGCGGACCTGGACGCCCGGTTGTCCTTCCTGCGCGGTGCCCTGCGGGACTCGCCGTACCACGCCCGGAGGCTCCACGCGGCGGGTATCCACCCGGGTGACCTCCAGACGCTGGACGACCTGCGCCACCTGCCCTTCCTGGACCGTGAGGCCCTGGCCGCGAACTGGGACGCGGTGCCCACGCTGCCGGCCGACGCCGATGATTGCGTGGTGGTGAAGAGCTCCGGCTCCACCGGAGCGCCGGTGAACGTGGTGAGGGACCGGCGCGACTGCCTGCACATGTGGGCCGTGCTGCGGTTCCTCGTGGCGCGCGCGGGAGCGGCGCTGCCCTCGCATCCCCGGGTGGTGCTGCTGGACGCGCTGCCGGGCGGGCTGGAGTACTCGGTGCGCCTGCCCATCCTCCACGACGGCGCGCTGCACCGAATCTCCGTCCTTCGCGAGGACGCGCTTCAGCGCCTGCGCCGCGTACGGCCCGCCATACTCTTCTCCGACCCGGAAGGCCTGCGGTGGCTGGCGGCCCAGCGCGACGTGCCCTCGCCCCAGCTGGTGCTCACCTCCGCGCAGCACCTGCCCGCCGGCCTGCGCGCGGAGCTGGCGAACGCGGTGCCCGCGCCTGTCCTCAACTACTACGCGACGACGGAGACGGGACCACTGGCCTGGGAGTGCCTGCGGCCCGAGGCGCCTGGCCGGTTCCACGTCCTGGCTCCGGATGTCTGGTTGGAGCCCGGCCTGGACGAGGTGGTGGTGACGCGGCTGCGTCCCAGCGTGCTGCCGCTCTTGCGCTACCTCCCGGGCGACGCGGGCAGCGTGCGGCGTGACGCCTGCGCTTGTGGGTTTCATGGATGGACGCTGGAGCACTTCGGCGGACGCGGGGCCTGCCACTTCGCCACGCCTTCAGGCCGGGAGGTGGACGCCTGGGCGCTGGCCTGGGTGTTCAAGCACCATGCGCTGCGTGGCTTCCGACTGACACAAGTGGACGTCTCGCACTTCCAACTGGAGCTGGCGGGCGCGAGCCATGCGGACGTGGCGCCACTGCGCGAGCGGCTCACCGGCGCCTTGCGGAACCTGGGTTGGACGCAGCCGCGCCTGGACGTGTGCCACGTGGAGGTATCGGCGCTGGCCGTGGGCACCAAGCCACAGCCGTTCCGCCGGCTGCGCTGA